A genomic stretch from Megachile rotundata isolate GNS110a chromosome 1, iyMegRotu1, whole genome shotgun sequence includes:
- the LOC100877371 gene encoding uncharacterized protein LOC100877371 isoform X11, producing the protein MSAITGSITKKRKKSDAKPQSQINKCLNEKRRRNQENLFIDELAELISVTDMSSGKTDKRQILQRTVDQIRHIRQQEGSNSHAVQQGEVSSSNPNILSNDQVGPILLEALDGFLFVVNTEGRVEYVTDNITQYINYTKDDVLGKDIYNIIHHGDHNIFMPSLCPVSLGWTSEPQPQTRNRTFNCRFLVKPPDDKEETMEEKQQRVSKYESMQICSALLPSNSDRLESGDVSSESSDIGPCVMCVARRIPPNEKPIGTPIEQFTVKLDTAGKIIAVDDSWLSPPYAKYLSKVKDLIGTTIKDVCHPHDLSKLTAHLNDTLQVGESTSGVYRLRVSPDKFLNIQTKSKLFKANVMNTHDTDFIMATNSIIGDNDLTPIEGGQLSNNKVCSGHSSNRCANNSNNNNGNNNNNVGGPLMSVAHLNGQVSGISGRGLAGTSSSSSSSSSSHGGGVATSSNSIVFSAAESCNNPLPSLSTSNPFNHFSGNMDLEFELFPSSTWDLDSSSGWADRPESRASGPPNSRPSSQPAPTSPSPQGTFSSNSAVAPHCSPLRAFSPTSGNAAHTFSNSFPFSPLQESQTSSLTNSAASSVSANGAAGLTPKRQDEGKTGCSSSNNQSGMDSTGNSRNNSTNVAGTTATGQQQTTVGVTATVVETQNSVVSTESGRLRNLLTKGASASEDSQDNANNDSENQNQHRILKILLNQQDDEDFHPEHNNKVRTSPSNMPKPSMEHSKSSLGNNMLLQLLNEKNDDEDEEARAGLKKRNELLQQLLKNQDDERKVQEQQCKSQNREEDPLLRSLGFRNTTPSPSQSGDNVGLGGSTQVGQKRPGEDGDLNIAVKRPMDGSHQVSSSGTSTNTTSKLWEKNKMLASLLAIQPPQPTTIPPIPASVISATPQDKLVRIGLKSQQPSQQSQPQSQQQQQQQQQQQQQQQQQQQPQQQPQQQQQQQQQQPWTGGSMQSVSGNTITTTATSARTPLQSQSRQLPRQTTNTYLTHMLSQQQRPQMGQMDSEFTGSGEYRQTSTDPSSWDNQSSDPDLSDILDQVIEFVPDEAITDSSAIANLLDVIEAPQNNALNEKMAINAIQKSLMLFETAVNPTSSTITIPGTPPAYSTTLVTTPVTTSHSYQPPPMYQQQPRMRFNTQPGVRQTATQFTQQQQLQLQQQRTKLIQQQQQQQLKQRLLQQQQQQQLLIPSNATATDQITTGIHNIDNLLNNTVAPNVSLQRSSVPDSQVSPGYGGSVQMPSSHRLGHSYSHPSTLPQHPIVNNNFNSGQQVSAAARLSPHSPAGILSFTHPQPLSPRVTQGNYGNTPRLFNVNQVRSQQQPTAQQQLQQQQRSMPSPGTPASARQSPFPAETFPPPTSPTASQFPPGPNPGAPNPSAQYRLQRTTSTPSATTQLPGGVGSPRHYGGVSKEQPLLSPSHPHSGCNPATPTHNQHNVTNTQQHFSNQQHSSMIYHTTANTINTADMQNNQFCYDRTSVPLYSSGPGDAQDARPLPPGNPVNHQLGGNASSTSEFVRQELRAIVGARTQQQQQRVPNNIQNNLTGQVSQDDLEALGLTFEMSPAGEAVVSDGPAKSWAIGSAGGAPSSSRTSMEEVARGDPKVNQSSLLQKLLSE; encoded by the exons ATTCGGCACATTAGGCAACAGGAAGGCTCCAATAGTCATGCCGTTCAACAGGGGGAAGTGTCTTCATCGAATCCTAACATACTGTCCAACGATCAAGTTGGTCCTATTTTACTCGAG GCGTTAGATGGCTTTCTGTTTGTTGTAAATACGGAGGGACGAGTGGAGTACGTAACGGATAACATAAcacaatatataaattatacgaaGGACGATGTGCTCGGCAaggatatttataatattattcatcaTGGAGACCACAACATCTTCATGCCTAGCTTGTGCCCTGTGTCATTAG GCTGGACGAGCGAGCCGCAGCCCCAAACGAGGAACCGTACCTTCAATTGCCGCTTCTTGGTGAAGCCTCCTGATGATAAAGAAGAGACTATGGAAGAGAAGCAGCAACGAGTATCGAAATACGAGTCTATGCAGATCTGTTCAGCTCTTTTGCCAAGTAATAGCGATCGTCTGGAGAGCGGTGACGTATCCTCCGAATCGTCGGACATCGGTCCTTGCGTAATGTGCGTGGCTCGCAGGATACCACCGAACGAGAAACCCATTGGTACGCCTATCGAGCAGTTCACTGTCAAGCTGGACACCGCGGGGAAGATTATCGCGGTTGATGACAGCTGGCTGTCGCCTCCTTACGCCAAGTACCTAAGCAAGGTAAAG GACCTGATTGGCACTACAATAAAGGATGTGTGCCACCCTCATGATCTCAGTAAGCTAACTGCACATTTGAACGATACGCTTCAAGTCGGTGAGAGTACCAGTGGTGTGTACCGACTACGCGTTAGTCCTGATAAGTTCCTTAACATTCAAACAAAGTCAAAACTTTTCAAAGCAAATGTGATGAATACACACGATACCGACTTCATTATGGCCACCAATTCCATCATCGG GGACAATGACTTAACGCCTATCGAGGGTGGTCAGCTTTCCAACAACAAAGTGTGCTCTGGACACTCTAGTAACCGTTGTgcgaataatagtaataataataatggtaacaataacaataacgtgGGTGGCCCGCTGATGTCCGTGGCGCATCTGAACGGTCAAGTGAGTGGTATCAGTGGTCGGGGGTTGGCTGGTacgtcgtcgtcatcgtcgtcgtcgtcgtcgtcgcatGGCGGCGGTGTCGCGACATCGTCAAACTCGATAGTGTTTAGCGCGGCCGAGTCTTGCAACAACCCCCTGCCGTCGCTAAGTACAAGTAATCCGTTCAACCACTTTTCGGGGAACATGGACTTGGAATTCGAGCTCTTCCCCAGTTCCACATGGGACTTGGATAGTAGCAGCGGGTGGGCAGATAGGCCCGAATCGAGAGCGAGCGGGCCACCAAATTCACGACCATCTTCCCAGCCAGCCCCGACATCTCCGAGTCCCCAGGGAACGTTCTCCTCTAATTCAGCGGTGGCGCCTCACTGCAGTCCCCTACGCGCGTTCAGCCCGACCTCAGGCAACGCGGCTCACACCTTCAGTAATTCGTTCCCCTTCAGTCCGCTTCAGGAATCACAGACGTCCTCCTTGACGAACAGCGCTGCTAGTAGTGTTAGTGCCAACGGGGCGGCTGGATTGACGCCCAAACGGCAGGATGAAGGGAAGACCGGATGCTCGAGCAGCAACAACCAATCCGGGATGGATAGCACCGGCAACTCGAGAAACAACTCGACCAACGTGGCCGGGACCACCGCGACCGGCCAACAACAGACCACCGTCGGGGTCACCGCGACCGTTGTCGAAACTCAGAACAGTGTTGTGTCCACCGAGTCCGGTAGATTGAGAAACTTGTTGACCAAGGGGGCTAGTGCTAGTGAGGACAGTCAGGACAATGCGAATAACGATTCCGAGAACCAAAATCAGCATAGGATATTAAAGATCTTGTTGAATCAACAAGACGACGAAGATTTTCATCCGGAGCATAATAATAAAGTGCGCACGAGTCCTAGTAACATGCCGAAACCGAGTATGGAGCATTCGAAATCTTCGCTTGGAAATAATATGCTGTTACAG TTATTAAATGAGAAAAACGACGACGAGGACGAAGAAGCTCGTGCCGGTTTAAAGAAACGGAACGAACTTCTGCAGCAGCTTCTGAAAAACCAAGACGACGAGAGGAAAGTACAAGAGCAACAG TGCAAATCGCAGAATCGGGAAGAAGATCCTCTGTTGCGAAGTCTTGGCTTTCGGAACACCACGCCATCCCCGTCTCAATCGGGCGACAACGTTGGTCTCGGTGGTTCGACGCAGGTCGGACAGAAAAGACCCGGCGAGGATGGCGATCTGAACATCGCTGTGAAACGTCCTATGGACGGCTCGCATCAGGTGTCCTCCTCGGGTACGTCCACCAATACGACCAGCAAACTTTGGGAGAAGAACAAAATGTTAGCTTCGTTGCTAGCTATACAACCTCCTCAGCCAACCACTATCCCACCAATACCTGCATCTGTGATATCGGCAACGCCACAG GATAAACTGGTACGTATAGGATTAAAGTCACAACAACCGTCACAGCAGTCGCAACCGCAGtcgcaacaacagcagcagcaacaacagcagcagcagcagcaacaacagcaacagcagcagccaCAACAGCAAccacaacaacagcagcagcaacagcagcaacaacccTGGACGGGTGGTAGCATGCAATCTGTTAGTGGTAATACGATTACAACAACTGCAACTTCCGCGCGAACTCCTCTCCAAAGCCAGTCGAGACAACTACCTCGTCAAACAACCAATACCTACCTCACTCATATGCTAAGTCAG CAACAAAGACCCCAGATGGGTCAGATGGATTCGGAATTTACGGGCAGCGGGGAGTATCGTCAAACAAGTACCGATCCAAGCAGTTGGGACAATCAGTCGTCAGATCCTGATCTTTCCGACATTTTGGATCAGGTGATCGAGTTCGTACCAGACGAAGCTATCACAG ATTCGTCTGCGATAGCAAATCTCCTAGATGTGATCGAAGCGCCGCAGAACAACGCGTTGAACGAGAAGATGGCGATTAACGCGATACAAAAGTCATTGATGTTATTCGAGACTGCCGTAAATCCAACGTCTTCCACCATAACAATCCCTGGCACGCCTCCAGCTTACTCCACCACG TTGGTTACCACACCTGTAACAACGAGCCATAGTTACCAGCCACCACCGATGTATCAGCAACAACCAAGGATGAGGTTTAACACGCAGCCAGGTGTCAGGCAAACGGCCACTCAGTTCACGCAACAGCAACAGTTACAGCTGCAACAGCAACGGACAAAATTAatacaacaacagcaacaacaacaattgAAACAGAGGTTGctgcaacagcagcaacaacaacaattaCTCATTCCTTCCAATGCTACAGCTACGGACCAAATTACCACCGGCATTCACAATATTGATAATCTTCTCAACAATACTGTTGCACCGAATGTGTCGTTACAG CGGTCGAGTGTCCCAGATTCGCAAGTGTCTCCAGGTTATGGGGGATCCGTCCAGATGCCTTCCAGTCACCGACTTGGCCACTCGTACTCACATCCTTCAACGTTACCACAACA CCCCATtgtaaacaataattttaacagtGGTCAACAAGTGTCCGCCGCAGCTCGACTGTCGCCGCATTCTCCCGCTGGTATCTTGTCGTTCACTCATCCGCAGCCGTTGTCACCACGCGTGACGCAA GGCAACTATGGTAATACCCCGAGATTATTCAACGTTAACCAGGTGAGATCGCAGCAACAGCCCACCGCGCAGCAGCAGTTGCAGCAACAACAGAGATCGATGCCGTCGCCGGGTACTCCAGCGTCTGCACGGCAATCTCCGTTTCCGGCGGAAACCTTTCCTCCACCCACCTCCCCCACAGCCAGTCAATTTCCACCCGGCCCTAATCCTGGAGCTCCAAATCCTTCTGCCCAATATCGGTTGCAACGGACCACGTCTACGCCTTCAGCTACGACTCAGTTGCCAG GTGGGGTCGGTTCGCCCCGGCACTACGGCGGAGTGAGTAAGGAACAACCTCTTCTTTCACCTAGTCATCCACATTCGGGTTGCAACCCGGCAACACCGACTCACAATCAACACAACGTAACGAATACCCAACAACACTTCTCCAACCAACAACATTCTTCTATGATATACCACACGACCGCCAATACTATCAACACAGCTGACATGCAGAACAATCAGTTCTGTTACGATCGGACGTCTGTTCCACTCTATTCGTCAGGGCCTGGGGACGCGCAGGATGCCAGGCCTCTGCCTCCCGGTAATCCTGTCAATCACCAATTGGGTG GAAACGCGAGCAGCACGTCCGAGTTCGTGAGACAAGAATTGAGAGCGATCGTTGGTGCGCGAacgcaacagcaacaacaaagGGTACCAAACAACATTCAGAACAATCTCACCGGTCAAGTATCTCAAGACGATCTTGAAGCGCTTGGTCTGACGTTCGAGATGTCCCCTGCAG GTGAGGCTGTGGTTAGCGATGGCCCTGCAAAGAGCTGGGCCATTGGGAGTGCCGGAGGTGCCCCCTCGTCCTCCAGG
- the LOC100877371 gene encoding uncharacterized protein LOC100877371 isoform X9, which yields MLLGEKPSPCELQDPLWVKMSAITGSITKKRKKSDAKPQSQINKCLNEKRRRNQENLFIDELAELISVTDMSSGKTDKRQILQRTVDQIRHIRQQEGSNSHAVQQGEVSSSNPNILSNDQVGPILLEALDGFLFVVNTEGRVEYVTDNITQYINYTKDDVLGKDIYNIIHHGDHNIFMPSLCPVSLGWTSEPQPQTRNRTFNCRFLVKPPDDKEETMEEKQQRVSKYESMQICSALLPSNSDRLESGDVSSESSDIGPCVMCVARRIPPNEKPIGTPIEQFTVKLDTAGKIIAVDDSWLSPPYAKYLSKVKDLIGTTIKDVCHPHDLSKLTAHLNDTLQVGESTSGVYRLRVSPDKFLNIQTKSKLFKANVMNTHDTDFIMATNSIIGDNDLTPIEGGQLSNNKVCSGHSSNRCANNSNNNNGNNNNNVGGPLMSVAHLNGQVSGISGRGLAGTSSSSSSSSSSHGGGVATSSNSIVFSAAESCNNPLPSLSTSNPFNHFSGNMDLEFELFPSSTWDLDSSSGWADRPESRASGPPNSRPSSQPAPTSPSPQGTFSSNSAVAPHCSPLRAFSPTSGNAAHTFSNSFPFSPLQESQTSSLTNSAASSVSANGAAGLTPKRQDEGKTGCSSSNNQSGMDSTGNSRNNSTNVAGTTATGQQQTTVGVTATVVETQNSVVSTESGRLRNLLTKGASASEDSQDNANNDSENQNQHRILKILLNQQDDEDFHPEHNNKVRTSPSNMPKPSMEHSKSSLGNNMLLQLLNEKNDDEDEEARAGLKKRNELLQQLLKNQDDERKVQEQQCKSQNREEDPLLRSLGFRNTTPSPSQSGDNVGLGGSTQVGQKRPGEDGDLNIAVKRPMDGSHQVSSSGTSTNTTSKLWEKNKMLASLLAIQPPQPTTIPPIPASVISATPQDKLVRIGLKSQQPSQQSQPQSQQQQQQQQQQQQQQQQQQQPQQQPQQQQQQQQQQPWTGGSMQSVSGNTITTTATSARTPLQSQSRQLPRQTTNTYLTHMLSQQQRPQMGQMDSEFTGSGEYRQTSTDPSSWDNQSSDPDLSDILDQVIEFVPDEAITDSSAIANLLDVIEAPQNNALNEKMAINAIQKSLMLFETAVNPTSSTITIPGTPPAYSTTLVTTPVTTSHSYQPPPMYQQQPRMRFNTQPGVRQTATQFTQQQQLQLQQQRTKLIQQQQQQQLKQRLLQQQQQQQLLIPSNATATDQITTGIHNIDNLLNNTVAPNVSLQRSSVPDSQVSPGYGGSVQMPSSHRLGHSYSHPSTLPQHPIVNNNFNSGQQVSAAARLSPHSPAGILSFTHPQPLSPRVTQGNYGNTPRLFNVNQVRSQQQPTAQQQLQQQQRSMPSPGTPASARQSPFPAETFPPPTSPTASQFPPGPNPGAPNPSAQYRLQRTTSTPSATTQLPGGVGSPRHYGGVSKEQPLLSPSHPHSGCNPATPTHNQHNVTNTQQHFSNQQHSSMIYHTTANTINTADMQNNQFCYDRTSVPLYSSGPGDAQDARPLPPGNPVNHQLGGNASSTSEFVRQELRAIVGARTQQQQQRVPNNIQNNLTGQVSQDDLEALGLTFEMSPAGEAVVSDGPAKSWAIGSAGGAPSSSRTSMEEVARGDPKVNQSSLLQKLLSE from the exons ATTCGGCACATTAGGCAACAGGAAGGCTCCAATAGTCATGCCGTTCAACAGGGGGAAGTGTCTTCATCGAATCCTAACATACTGTCCAACGATCAAGTTGGTCCTATTTTACTCGAG GCGTTAGATGGCTTTCTGTTTGTTGTAAATACGGAGGGACGAGTGGAGTACGTAACGGATAACATAAcacaatatataaattatacgaaGGACGATGTGCTCGGCAaggatatttataatattattcatcaTGGAGACCACAACATCTTCATGCCTAGCTTGTGCCCTGTGTCATTAG GCTGGACGAGCGAGCCGCAGCCCCAAACGAGGAACCGTACCTTCAATTGCCGCTTCTTGGTGAAGCCTCCTGATGATAAAGAAGAGACTATGGAAGAGAAGCAGCAACGAGTATCGAAATACGAGTCTATGCAGATCTGTTCAGCTCTTTTGCCAAGTAATAGCGATCGTCTGGAGAGCGGTGACGTATCCTCCGAATCGTCGGACATCGGTCCTTGCGTAATGTGCGTGGCTCGCAGGATACCACCGAACGAGAAACCCATTGGTACGCCTATCGAGCAGTTCACTGTCAAGCTGGACACCGCGGGGAAGATTATCGCGGTTGATGACAGCTGGCTGTCGCCTCCTTACGCCAAGTACCTAAGCAAGGTAAAG GACCTGATTGGCACTACAATAAAGGATGTGTGCCACCCTCATGATCTCAGTAAGCTAACTGCACATTTGAACGATACGCTTCAAGTCGGTGAGAGTACCAGTGGTGTGTACCGACTACGCGTTAGTCCTGATAAGTTCCTTAACATTCAAACAAAGTCAAAACTTTTCAAAGCAAATGTGATGAATACACACGATACCGACTTCATTATGGCCACCAATTCCATCATCGG GGACAATGACTTAACGCCTATCGAGGGTGGTCAGCTTTCCAACAACAAAGTGTGCTCTGGACACTCTAGTAACCGTTGTgcgaataatagtaataataataatggtaacaataacaataacgtgGGTGGCCCGCTGATGTCCGTGGCGCATCTGAACGGTCAAGTGAGTGGTATCAGTGGTCGGGGGTTGGCTGGTacgtcgtcgtcatcgtcgtcgtcgtcgtcgtcgcatGGCGGCGGTGTCGCGACATCGTCAAACTCGATAGTGTTTAGCGCGGCCGAGTCTTGCAACAACCCCCTGCCGTCGCTAAGTACAAGTAATCCGTTCAACCACTTTTCGGGGAACATGGACTTGGAATTCGAGCTCTTCCCCAGTTCCACATGGGACTTGGATAGTAGCAGCGGGTGGGCAGATAGGCCCGAATCGAGAGCGAGCGGGCCACCAAATTCACGACCATCTTCCCAGCCAGCCCCGACATCTCCGAGTCCCCAGGGAACGTTCTCCTCTAATTCAGCGGTGGCGCCTCACTGCAGTCCCCTACGCGCGTTCAGCCCGACCTCAGGCAACGCGGCTCACACCTTCAGTAATTCGTTCCCCTTCAGTCCGCTTCAGGAATCACAGACGTCCTCCTTGACGAACAGCGCTGCTAGTAGTGTTAGTGCCAACGGGGCGGCTGGATTGACGCCCAAACGGCAGGATGAAGGGAAGACCGGATGCTCGAGCAGCAACAACCAATCCGGGATGGATAGCACCGGCAACTCGAGAAACAACTCGACCAACGTGGCCGGGACCACCGCGACCGGCCAACAACAGACCACCGTCGGGGTCACCGCGACCGTTGTCGAAACTCAGAACAGTGTTGTGTCCACCGAGTCCGGTAGATTGAGAAACTTGTTGACCAAGGGGGCTAGTGCTAGTGAGGACAGTCAGGACAATGCGAATAACGATTCCGAGAACCAAAATCAGCATAGGATATTAAAGATCTTGTTGAATCAACAAGACGACGAAGATTTTCATCCGGAGCATAATAATAAAGTGCGCACGAGTCCTAGTAACATGCCGAAACCGAGTATGGAGCATTCGAAATCTTCGCTTGGAAATAATATGCTGTTACAG TTATTAAATGAGAAAAACGACGACGAGGACGAAGAAGCTCGTGCCGGTTTAAAGAAACGGAACGAACTTCTGCAGCAGCTTCTGAAAAACCAAGACGACGAGAGGAAAGTACAAGAGCAACAG TGCAAATCGCAGAATCGGGAAGAAGATCCTCTGTTGCGAAGTCTTGGCTTTCGGAACACCACGCCATCCCCGTCTCAATCGGGCGACAACGTTGGTCTCGGTGGTTCGACGCAGGTCGGACAGAAAAGACCCGGCGAGGATGGCGATCTGAACATCGCTGTGAAACGTCCTATGGACGGCTCGCATCAGGTGTCCTCCTCGGGTACGTCCACCAATACGACCAGCAAACTTTGGGAGAAGAACAAAATGTTAGCTTCGTTGCTAGCTATACAACCTCCTCAGCCAACCACTATCCCACCAATACCTGCATCTGTGATATCGGCAACGCCACAG GATAAACTGGTACGTATAGGATTAAAGTCACAACAACCGTCACAGCAGTCGCAACCGCAGtcgcaacaacagcagcagcaacaacagcagcagcagcagcaacaacagcaacagcagcagccaCAACAGCAAccacaacaacagcagcagcaacagcagcaacaacccTGGACGGGTGGTAGCATGCAATCTGTTAGTGGTAATACGATTACAACAACTGCAACTTCCGCGCGAACTCCTCTCCAAAGCCAGTCGAGACAACTACCTCGTCAAACAACCAATACCTACCTCACTCATATGCTAAGTCAG CAACAAAGACCCCAGATGGGTCAGATGGATTCGGAATTTACGGGCAGCGGGGAGTATCGTCAAACAAGTACCGATCCAAGCAGTTGGGACAATCAGTCGTCAGATCCTGATCTTTCCGACATTTTGGATCAGGTGATCGAGTTCGTACCAGACGAAGCTATCACAG ATTCGTCTGCGATAGCAAATCTCCTAGATGTGATCGAAGCGCCGCAGAACAACGCGTTGAACGAGAAGATGGCGATTAACGCGATACAAAAGTCATTGATGTTATTCGAGACTGCCGTAAATCCAACGTCTTCCACCATAACAATCCCTGGCACGCCTCCAGCTTACTCCACCACG TTGGTTACCACACCTGTAACAACGAGCCATAGTTACCAGCCACCACCGATGTATCAGCAACAACCAAGGATGAGGTTTAACACGCAGCCAGGTGTCAGGCAAACGGCCACTCAGTTCACGCAACAGCAACAGTTACAGCTGCAACAGCAACGGACAAAATTAatacaacaacagcaacaacaacaattgAAACAGAGGTTGctgcaacagcagcaacaacaacaattaCTCATTCCTTCCAATGCTACAGCTACGGACCAAATTACCACCGGCATTCACAATATTGATAATCTTCTCAACAATACTGTTGCACCGAATGTGTCGTTACAG CGGTCGAGTGTCCCAGATTCGCAAGTGTCTCCAGGTTATGGGGGATCCGTCCAGATGCCTTCCAGTCACCGACTTGGCCACTCGTACTCACATCCTTCAACGTTACCACAACA CCCCATtgtaaacaataattttaacagtGGTCAACAAGTGTCCGCCGCAGCTCGACTGTCGCCGCATTCTCCCGCTGGTATCTTGTCGTTCACTCATCCGCAGCCGTTGTCACCACGCGTGACGCAA GGCAACTATGGTAATACCCCGAGATTATTCAACGTTAACCAGGTGAGATCGCAGCAACAGCCCACCGCGCAGCAGCAGTTGCAGCAACAACAGAGATCGATGCCGTCGCCGGGTACTCCAGCGTCTGCACGGCAATCTCCGTTTCCGGCGGAAACCTTTCCTCCACCCACCTCCCCCACAGCCAGTCAATTTCCACCCGGCCCTAATCCTGGAGCTCCAAATCCTTCTGCCCAATATCGGTTGCAACGGACCACGTCTACGCCTTCAGCTACGACTCAGTTGCCAG GTGGGGTCGGTTCGCCCCGGCACTACGGCGGAGTGAGTAAGGAACAACCTCTTCTTTCACCTAGTCATCCACATTCGGGTTGCAACCCGGCAACACCGACTCACAATCAACACAACGTAACGAATACCCAACAACACTTCTCCAACCAACAACATTCTTCTATGATATACCACACGACCGCCAATACTATCAACACAGCTGACATGCAGAACAATCAGTTCTGTTACGATCGGACGTCTGTTCCACTCTATTCGTCAGGGCCTGGGGACGCGCAGGATGCCAGGCCTCTGCCTCCCGGTAATCCTGTCAATCACCAATTGGGTG GAAACGCGAGCAGCACGTCCGAGTTCGTGAGACAAGAATTGAGAGCGATCGTTGGTGCGCGAacgcaacagcaacaacaaagGGTACCAAACAACATTCAGAACAATCTCACCGGTCAAGTATCTCAAGACGATCTTGAAGCGCTTGGTCTGACGTTCGAGATGTCCCCTGCAG GTGAGGCTGTGGTTAGCGATGGCCCTGCAAAGAGCTGGGCCATTGGGAGTGCCGGAGGTGCCCCCTCGTCCTCCAGG